A region from the Prevotella melaninogenica genome encodes:
- a CDS encoding GLPGLI family protein, with protein MKKNIILLILLVNTTCLSAQTLDFSKLEGRWDSTKTVQYESAQYQIVYEYKYAKDAKYPNAKRTANTILRIGKLYNMFIDYGQLTFDSISASISKGESQVTSSGPKLIGALKSIGFQELILLNRETKKEFIQCKAGGLQRYQYEEDAPQLKWELLQGDSTIAGYQCQKAKTRLFGRDYIAWYAPEVELPYGPYKFCGLPGLIFKVQDTEDNFSFTLTGLQKVKDYAPIYMYDKSAVTKSTRKAVRQMYKNYCADPVKALTGDGSITVSADVAATVNAKPYNPIELE; from the coding sequence ATGAAGAAAAACATAATATTACTTATTCTTCTCGTCAACACGACTTGTCTATCTGCCCAAACACTGGACTTCTCTAAATTAGAAGGGCGATGGGATTCGACTAAAACTGTGCAATATGAATCTGCACAATACCAGATAGTCTATGAATACAAGTATGCTAAAGACGCAAAGTATCCAAATGCTAAACGTACGGCAAACACAATTCTAAGGATAGGTAAGCTGTACAATATGTTCATCGACTATGGACAACTTACTTTCGACTCCATCTCCGCATCTATATCAAAAGGAGAATCCCAAGTAACTTCATCGGGTCCTAAACTTATCGGAGCTTTAAAAAGCATAGGATTTCAAGAACTCATCCTGCTGAATAGAGAGACAAAAAAAGAGTTTATCCAATGTAAGGCAGGAGGACTTCAAAGATATCAATACGAAGAAGATGCTCCTCAACTAAAATGGGAATTACTGCAAGGAGATAGTACTATTGCTGGATATCAGTGTCAGAAGGCAAAAACAAGGCTCTTCGGGCGTGATTACATAGCTTGGTATGCACCTGAAGTAGAACTGCCTTACGGACCCTATAAGTTCTGTGGACTACCCGGACTCATCTTTAAAGTGCAGGACACAGAGGACAATTTTTCTTTCACTCTAACTGGATTACAGAAAGTAAAGGACTATGCTCCTATTTATATGTACGATAAAAGTGCCGTGACCAAGAGTACCCGAAAAGCTGTCAGACAAATGTATAAGAACTATTGTGCTGACCCAGTAAAAGCCTTGACAGGAGATGGAAGCATTACTGTATCGGCTGATGTTGCAGCAACAGTTAACGCAAAGCCTTACAATCCGATAGAATTAGAATAA
- a CDS encoding serine/threonine protein kinase — MSENKLSTNEQAQTADAPVKASYTEYKVIPSQGYCMIVKCRKGDQIVVLKTLKEEYRERVLLRNALKREFKQCQRLNHSGIVRYQGLVEVDGYGLCIEEEYVEGRTLQAYLKENHTDDEKVGIVNQIADALRYAHQQGITHRNIKPSNVLITKQGDYVKLIDFSVLSPEDVKPTADTTRFMAPELKDQTMAADGTADIYSLGTIMKVMGLTLAYSEVIKRCCAFKRSDRYSNIDELFGDLNHEGSSFSMPKIGKGTVVLGLIIAVIVGVGALLYNYGGALVDQVGKIDVSSVFKSDAETAPEDTMRVNVAEQADSLSTEAEAPATGKLAFMNKMKPALYKDLDDIFEKNSADRAQLTKAIKTYYRGLIHANDTLDNEQRAEVDRVFGDYVKQKKAALNQ, encoded by the coding sequence ATGAGTGAGAACAAACTTTCCACTAACGAACAGGCACAGACTGCCGATGCTCCTGTAAAGGCCAGTTATACTGAATATAAGGTTATCCCATCGCAGGGATATTGTATGATTGTGAAGTGTCGCAAGGGCGACCAGATAGTCGTATTGAAGACTCTGAAGGAAGAATACCGTGAGCGTGTATTGCTTCGTAATGCCTTGAAGCGCGAGTTCAAGCAGTGTCAGCGGCTCAATCATTCGGGTATTGTACGCTATCAAGGCTTGGTAGAGGTTGATGGTTACGGACTTTGCATTGAGGAAGAGTATGTAGAAGGACGTACTTTACAGGCTTATCTCAAGGAAAATCATACAGATGACGAGAAAGTTGGTATCGTTAATCAGATTGCCGATGCATTGCGTTATGCTCATCAGCAGGGTATTACTCATCGTAATATTAAGCCCTCAAACGTACTTATTACAAAGCAGGGTGACTATGTAAAACTCATTGATTTCAGTGTTCTTTCACCTGAAGATGTGAAGCCTACAGCTGATACAACGCGCTTTATGGCACCAGAGTTGAAAGACCAGACGATGGCAGCCGACGGTACAGCTGATATCTATTCGCTTGGTACCATAATGAAGGTGATGGGACTGACATTGGCTTACAGTGAGGTTATCAAGCGTTGCTGTGCGTTTAAGAGAAGCGATCGTTATAGCAATATTGACGAACTCTTTGGCGATTTGAACCATGAAGGTTCATCATTTAGTATGCCAAAGATAGGTAAGGGCACCGTTGTGTTAGGTTTGATTATCGCTGTTATTGTCGGAGTTGGTGCATTGCTTTATAACTATGGCGGTGCATTGGTTGATCAAGTCGGTAAGATAGATGTGTCATCTGTCTTTAAATCTGATGCCGAAACAGCTCCAGAAGATACTATGAGGGTTAATGTAGCAGAGCAGGCTGATAGCCTTTCTACTGAAGCTGAGGCTCCTGCAACTGGTAAGCTTGCCTTTATGAATAAGATGAAGCCAGCCCTTTATAAGGACCTTGACGATATCTTCGAGAAGAATTCTGCTGATAGAGCACAGCTGACGAAAGCTATCAAAACTTACTATCGTGGGCTGATTCATGCTAACGACACACTCGATAATGAGCAGCGTGCTGAGGTAGACCGCGTATTTGGCGATTACGTAAAGCAGAAGAAGGCAGCATTAAATCAATAA
- a CDS encoding M15 family metallopeptidase: MKRIFYMLFVASLFVSSVQAQMPTESRRQAAGRSMEQQGLVNIKHVDPSIKVALMYARTDNFCNRVLYHDLRDAYVLPACADALRKAQAELKRRRPDLSLCIFDATRPMSVQQTMWDAVKDTPKYFYVSNPAHGGGMHNYGMAVDISICKASWNDATWRDGATSCSIDTIPMGVKVDHMGIASHIDKEADLVSRRLISREALANRRLLREVMSAAGFMPLRIEWWHFNLCTRAWAKKNLRVVR, from the coding sequence ATGAAACGAATCTTTTATATGCTCTTTGTAGCCTCGCTGTTTGTTAGTAGCGTACAGGCACAGATGCCAACAGAGAGTCGTCGGCAGGCTGCTGGTCGGTCCATGGAACAACAGGGACTGGTTAATATTAAGCATGTGGACCCTTCTATCAAGGTGGCTTTGATGTATGCACGTACGGATAACTTCTGTAATCGTGTACTCTATCATGACCTACGTGATGCCTACGTGCTGCCCGCTTGTGCTGATGCATTACGTAAGGCACAGGCTGAGTTGAAGCGTCGTCGACCCGATTTAAGCCTGTGTATCTTTGATGCTACACGACCAATGAGCGTGCAGCAAACGATGTGGGATGCTGTGAAAGATACGCCAAAATACTTCTATGTGTCTAATCCTGCCCACGGAGGTGGTATGCACAACTATGGGATGGCTGTAGACATTAGTATCTGTAAAGCATCTTGGAACGATGCAACATGGCGTGATGGTGCTACGAGCTGTTCGATTGATACGATACCAATGGGTGTGAAAGTCGACCACATGGGTATAGCCAGTCATATTGATAAGGAGGCTGACCTCGTCTCTCGTCGTCTTATTTCTCGTGAGGCATTAGCCAACCGCCGACTTCTTCGTGAGGTGATGAGTGCTGCTGGTTTCATGCCTCTGCGTATCGAGTGGTGGCACTTCAACCTTTGTACAAGAGCTTGGGCAAAGAAGAATTTGAGGGTGGTGAGGTAA
- a CDS encoding class I SAM-dependent methyltransferase, whose product MKQKNDISHSELLLPRYVRDVLSEHNISLPSPLGEGLGVRLLALQSHRYPDIDMPFLLDQLSGWQTARTKLPSWAANEDIIYPPHLSMEQCSSEQTAEYKARLVTRLVGTGTSVSSSLCDLTGGFGVDFSFTARAFERAIYVEQQEKLCALARHNFHALGLTQAEVVNDDGTVYLHQLDHVAVLFLDPARRNEQGGKTVLINDCSPDVLALEEEFLEKADTIVIKLSPMLDWHRAVDELNHLGDVVREVHIVSVRNECKELLLVLQKNKGITEDKMAVEKAIQVFCVNDDCIVSYSLNEALCTSQRIGSTLPVCGQYLYEPNASLMKAGCFALLTTRYPLSALSLNSHLFVSDEVIDDFPGRRFEITAVSSFNKKELRRSLSGIEKANLAVRNFPMNVADLRKRLKIKEGGEVYLFATTDTESNHLLFVCKKTAILTKK is encoded by the coding sequence ATGAAGCAAAAAAACGATATAAGTCATTCAGAACTACTACTGCCAAGATATGTGCGGGACGTTCTAAGCGAACATAACATTTCACTCCCCTCTCCACTCGGAGAGGGGTTGGGGGTGAGGCTTCTTGCTCTCCAATCCCACCGCTACCCTGATATTGATATGCCCTTCCTCCTTGACCAGCTTTCTGGATGGCAGACAGCACGCACGAAACTGCCGTCGTGGGCAGCGAATGAGGATATCATCTACCCACCGCATCTATCAATGGAACAGTGTTCAAGTGAGCAGACAGCGGAGTATAAGGCACGACTTGTTACACGTCTCGTTGGGACAGGTACTTCTGTTTCTTCCAGTCTTTGTGACCTCACAGGTGGCTTTGGCGTTGATTTCTCGTTTACGGCACGTGCTTTTGAACGTGCAATCTACGTCGAACAGCAGGAGAAGTTATGTGCGTTAGCACGTCATAACTTCCATGCTTTAGGCTTAACACAAGCCGAAGTGGTCAATGATGATGGTACAGTCTATCTCCATCAGCTTGACCATGTGGCTGTGTTATTCCTCGATCCTGCCCGCCGTAATGAGCAAGGAGGTAAGACAGTGCTGATAAATGATTGTTCACCTGATGTTTTGGCGTTGGAAGAAGAATTCTTAGAGAAGGCTGATACGATTGTTATAAAGCTGTCACCAATGCTTGATTGGCATCGTGCTGTGGACGAACTCAATCATTTGGGCGATGTTGTTCGAGAGGTTCACATTGTTTCTGTACGCAATGAATGTAAGGAGTTGCTGCTTGTTTTGCAGAAGAATAAAGGTATAACAGAGGATAAAATGGCTGTGGAAAAAGCCATACAAGTGTTCTGCGTGAATGATGATTGCATTGTCTCTTATTCCCTTAATGAGGCTTTATGTACGTCACAGCGCATCGGATCGACTCTTCCAGTGTGTGGTCAATACCTCTATGAACCTAATGCTTCCTTGATGAAGGCAGGTTGCTTTGCACTACTCACAACTCGTTATCCACTTTCAGCATTAAGTTTGAATTCTCACCTTTTTGTCTCTGACGAGGTTATTGATGATTTCCCAGGGCGAAGGTTCGAGATAACAGCGGTTTCATCGTTCAATAAGAAGGAACTACGACGTAGTCTTTCAGGGATAGAAAAAGCCAATCTTGCTGTGCGTAACTTCCCCATGAACGTTGCCGATTTGCGCAAACGATTAAAGATAAAGGAAGGGGGAGAGGTCTACCTCTTTGCAACCACAGATACAGAAAGCAATCACCTGCTTTTCGTTTGCAAGAAAACAGCGATACTAACAAAAAAGTAG
- a CDS encoding DNA topoisomerase IV subunit B encodes MDKSSTPNTQHPTPVSYTDDNIRHLSDMEHVRTRPGMYIGRLGDGKLPEDGIYVLLKEVIDNSIDEFKMNAGDRIEIDVEDNLRVSVRDYGRGIPQGKLVEAVSVLNTGGKYDSKAFKKSVGLNGVGVKAVNALSSHFEVKSFRDGKVRELSFEKGNIQSDKTKKSADENGTYIYFEPDATLFKNYSFHDDIVEEMLRNYTYLNTGLTIMYNGRRILSRHGLKDLLTDNMTVDPLYPIVHMKGEDIEIAFTHTNQYGEEYYSFVNGQHTTQGGTHQTAFKEHIAKTIKEFFGKYEYGDIRNGLVAAIAVNVEEPVFESQTKIKLGSTQMSPDGESINKYVGDFIKTNVDNYLHIHKEDFTDILENKIKETERERKAMAGVTKLARERAKKANLHNRKLRDCRVHYCDVKNNRKEESSIFITEGDSASGSITKSRDVNTQAVFSLRGKPLNCFGLTKKVVYENEEFNLLQAALDIEDGLDSLRYNKVIVATDADVDGMHIRLLIITFFLQFFPELIKKGHVYVLQTPLFRVRNRRTKIKNKEVIAEADARRAKGEKNDFITRYCYSEEERIAAITELGPDPEITRFKGLGEISPDEFAHFIGPDMRLEQVTLHKNDQVAKLLEYYMGKNTMERQNFIIDNLVIEEDLPEEQLEM; translated from the coding sequence ATGGACAAGTCATCAACACCCAACACCCAACACCCAACACCCGTATCTTACACCGACGATAATATCCGACACCTATCGGATATGGAGCATGTGCGTACCCGTCCGGGCATGTATATTGGTCGTTTGGGTGATGGTAAGTTGCCAGAAGATGGTATTTATGTACTCCTGAAGGAGGTCATTGATAACTCTATTGACGAGTTTAAGATGAATGCCGGCGACCGTATTGAGATTGATGTGGAGGATAATCTGCGTGTTAGCGTGCGTGACTATGGTCGTGGTATTCCGCAAGGTAAGCTCGTTGAGGCTGTATCAGTACTGAATACAGGTGGTAAGTATGACTCTAAGGCGTTCAAGAAGAGTGTCGGACTGAATGGTGTCGGTGTGAAGGCAGTCAATGCACTTAGCTCTCACTTCGAGGTGAAGAGCTTCCGTGACGGTAAGGTACGTGAGCTTTCGTTTGAGAAAGGTAACATCCAGAGCGACAAAACGAAGAAGTCTGCGGATGAGAATGGCACTTACATATACTTTGAACCAGATGCAACTCTCTTCAAGAATTATAGCTTCCATGATGATATCGTGGAGGAGATGCTCCGTAACTACACCTATCTGAACACGGGATTGACGATTATGTACAATGGTCGTCGTATACTTAGTCGACATGGTTTGAAGGACCTTTTGACTGATAATATGACTGTTGACCCATTGTATCCTATCGTTCACATGAAGGGAGAGGATATTGAGATAGCTTTCACTCATACCAACCAATATGGCGAAGAGTACTATTCCTTCGTGAATGGACAGCACACAACGCAGGGTGGTACACATCAGACAGCTTTCAAGGAGCATATTGCCAAGACGATAAAAGAGTTCTTTGGTAAGTATGAGTATGGGGATATTCGTAACGGATTGGTGGCTGCCATTGCTGTAAACGTTGAAGAACCAGTGTTTGAATCACAAACAAAGATTAAGTTGGGTTCTACACAGATGTCGCCTGATGGTGAGTCTATCAATAAGTATGTGGGCGACTTTATCAAGACAAACGTTGACAACTACCTTCATATTCATAAAGAAGACTTCACCGATATACTTGAGAATAAAATCAAGGAGACCGAGCGAGAACGCAAGGCGATGGCTGGTGTTACGAAGTTAGCACGTGAACGTGCAAAGAAAGCTAACCTCCATAACCGCAAGTTGCGTGACTGTCGTGTACACTATTGTGACGTAAAAAACAATCGAAAAGAAGAGAGTTCAATCTTTATTACAGAGGGTGATTCAGCCAGCGGAAGCATCACCAAGAGTCGTGATGTGAACACACAGGCTGTCTTCTCATTGCGCGGTAAACCACTAAACTGCTTTGGCTTGACAAAGAAGGTGGTGTATGAGAATGAAGAGTTTAACCTCCTTCAAGCAGCACTCGATATAGAGGACGGACTCGATTCACTGCGTTATAACAAGGTGATTGTGGCAACGGATGCCGATGTTGACGGTATGCACATCCGCTTGCTCATTATAACTTTCTTCTTACAGTTCTTCCCAGAGCTGATTAAGAAAGGACACGTATATGTTCTTCAGACACCGCTCTTCCGTGTTCGTAACCGTCGCACAAAGATAAAGAACAAGGAAGTTATTGCTGAAGCGGATGCTCGTCGTGCAAAAGGGGAGAAGAACGATTTTATCACACGCTACTGCTACTCTGAGGAGGAGCGAATAGCAGCTATCACTGAGCTCGGTCCAGACCCAGAAATCACCCGATTCAAGGGACTTGGTGAGATTTCACCTGATGAATTTGCCCATTTCATCGGTCCAGATATGCGTTTGGAACAGGTTACCTTGCATAAGAATGACCAAGTAGCCAAACTCTTGGAGTATTATATGGGTAAGAACACGATGGAACGTCAGAACTTTATTATTGACAACCTTGTGATTGAAGAGGATTTGCCAGAAGAGCAATTAGAGATGTAA
- a CDS encoding S41 family peptidase has protein sequence MKRYIYLSLLCLFSFLPLSAQLKNDSPLRKLQLAEMAITNFYVDSVNEQKLAEDAIRGMLEKLDPHSTYTDAKETKAMNEPLQGDFEGIGVQFNMIEDTLVVIQPVVNGPSQKVGILAGDRIISVNDSAIAGVKMARIDIMKKLRGKKGTKVKLGIVRRGVKDVLTFIVTRAKIPVHTINASYMIRPNVGYIRIESFGMKTHDEFMTAVDSLKKKGMKTLLLDLQDNGGGYLQSAVQISNEFLKNNDMIVYTEGRRSRRQNFKAVGNGRLQDVKVYVLVNELSASAAEIVTGAIQDNDRGTVVGRRTFGKGLVQRPLDLPDGSMIRLTIAHYYTPSGRCIQKPYKKGDLKDYEMDIEKRFKHGELTNPDSIQFSDSLKYYTIRKHRVVYGGGGIMPDYFVPLDTAKFTRYHRMLSTKSIIINAYLKYVDANRKVLKAQYSSFDAFNKDYVIPQSLLNEIVAEGKKEKIEPKDEAELKATLPHIAVQLKSLVARDLWDMNEYFRIWNAQSDIVNKAVELATGK, from the coding sequence ATGAAAAGGTATATCTATCTTTCACTCCTTTGTCTCTTTAGCTTTTTACCATTGTCAGCACAGCTGAAGAACGACTCACCCTTGCGTAAGTTGCAGTTAGCAGAGATGGCTATTACCAACTTCTATGTGGACTCTGTGAACGAACAGAAGTTGGCGGAGGATGCTATCAGGGGTATGCTTGAGAAGCTCGACCCACATTCTACCTACACCGACGCAAAAGAGACCAAGGCGATGAACGAACCGCTGCAGGGCGATTTTGAGGGTATTGGCGTGCAGTTCAATATGATTGAGGACACACTTGTCGTAATCCAGCCTGTTGTCAACGGACCGTCTCAGAAGGTGGGTATCCTTGCTGGCGACCGTATCATCAGTGTGAACGACTCTGCAATCGCTGGTGTTAAGATGGCACGTATCGACATTATGAAGAAGCTGCGTGGCAAGAAAGGCACGAAGGTGAAGTTGGGCATCGTGCGCCGTGGCGTAAAAGATGTACTGACTTTTATTGTTACACGTGCTAAAATACCTGTTCATACAATCAATGCTTCCTATATGATTCGTCCTAACGTGGGTTATATTCGCATAGAAAGCTTTGGAATGAAGACCCATGACGAGTTTATGACGGCTGTTGACTCATTGAAGAAGAAAGGAATGAAAACCCTACTTCTCGACCTGCAGGACAATGGCGGCGGCTATCTCCAGTCTGCCGTCCAGATTTCCAATGAGTTTCTTAAGAACAACGATATGATAGTCTACACAGAAGGACGTCGTTCTCGCCGACAGAACTTCAAGGCAGTTGGCAATGGACGTTTGCAGGATGTGAAGGTCTATGTATTGGTGAACGAACTTTCAGCTTCGGCTGCAGAGATTGTCACTGGTGCTATTCAAGATAATGACCGTGGAACTGTTGTTGGTCGTAGAACCTTTGGTAAGGGACTTGTACAACGTCCGCTCGACCTTCCTGATGGTAGTATGATTCGACTGACCATCGCCCATTACTACACGCCAAGCGGTCGTTGTATTCAAAAGCCTTACAAGAAGGGTGACCTGAAGGACTACGAGATGGATATTGAAAAACGCTTCAAGCACGGCGAGCTGACCAATCCTGACAGCATTCAGTTCTCTGATTCTTTGAAGTATTATACTATCCGTAAACATCGAGTTGTCTATGGTGGCGGAGGCATTATGCCTGATTACTTCGTTCCACTTGACACTGCAAAGTTTACTCGTTACCATCGTATGCTGTCTACAAAAAGTATTATCATTAATGCATATTTGAAGTATGTCGATGCGAACCGCAAGGTATTGAAGGCGCAATACAGCTCGTTTGACGCATTCAATAAGGATTATGTGATACCACAATCATTGCTCAATGAAATCGTGGCAGAGGGAAAGAAAGAGAAGATAGAACCGAAGGATGAAGCCGAACTGAAGGCTACACTGCCTCACATTGCTGTACAACTGAAGTCGCTTGTTGCCCGTGACCTATGGGACATGAACGAATACTTCCGTATATGGAATGCACAGAGTGACATCGTCAACAAGGCTGTGGAACTTGCAACGGGCAAGTAA
- a CDS encoding succinate dehydrogenase/fumarate reductase iron-sulfur subunit, with amino-acid sequence MARNISFTIKYWKQNGPQDQGHFDTHEMKNIPDDTSFLEMLDILNEELIEAGDEPFVFDHDCREGICGMCSLYINGTPHGKTERGATTCQLYMRRFNDGDVITVEPWRSAGFPVIKDCMVDRTAFDKIIQAGGYTTIRTGQAQDANAILISKDNADEAMDCATCIGCGACVAACKNGSAMLFVSSKVSQLALLPQGKPEAAKRAKAMVAKMDEVGFGNCTNTRACEAVCPKNEKIANIARLNREFIKAKFAD; translated from the coding sequence ATGGCAAGAAATATATCATTCACAATTAAGTATTGGAAGCAGAATGGTCCACAGGATCAGGGTCATTTCGATACACATGAGATGAAGAACATCCCAGACGATACCTCATTCCTTGAGATGCTCGATATCCTCAACGAGGAACTTATCGAAGCTGGTGACGAGCCTTTCGTCTTCGACCACGACTGCCGCGAGGGTATCTGCGGTATGTGCTCACTCTATATCAACGGTACTCCACATGGTAAGACTGAGCGTGGTGCAACAACCTGTCAGCTTTATATGCGTCGTTTCAACGATGGTGATGTTATCACTGTTGAGCCATGGCGTTCAGCTGGTTTCCCAGTTATCAAGGACTGTATGGTAGACCGTACAGCCTTCGATAAGATTATTCAGGCTGGTGGTTACACAACAATCCGTACCGGTCAGGCACAGGATGCTAACGCTATTCTTATCTCTAAAGACAATGCTGATGAGGCAATGGACTGCGCAACATGTATTGGTTGTGGCGCTTGTGTTGCTGCATGTAAGAATGGTTCTGCTATGCTCTTCGTTTCATCTAAGGTAAGTCAGTTAGCTCTCTTGCCACAGGGTAAGCCTGAGGCTGCTAAGCGTGCTAAGGCAATGGTTGCTAAGATGGACGAGGTCGGCTTCGGTAACTGTACTAACACACGTGCTTGCGAGGCTGTTTGTCCAAAGAACGAGAAGATTGCTAACATCGCTCGTTTGAACCGTGAGTTCATCAAGGCAAAGTTTGCTGATTAG
- a CDS encoding four helix bundle protein, translating to MTTHKDLLVWQKAMVLVLNVYKATKKFPREEVFGLTSQMRRAVVSIPSNIAEGYGRLHTRETENFLSIALGSACELETQLILSKDLEFLHTELAQQLCNDVQTIIRMLTSLIKSLNK from the coding sequence ATGACAACGCACAAGGATTTACTCGTCTGGCAGAAAGCAATGGTACTTGTCTTGAACGTCTATAAGGCGACAAAGAAATTTCCTCGGGAAGAAGTCTTCGGACTCACTTCACAAATGCGGAGAGCAGTCGTTTCAATCCCTTCCAATATAGCAGAAGGCTATGGCAGACTCCATACACGTGAGACTGAGAATTTCCTCAGTATAGCATTGGGTTCTGCGTGTGAGTTAGAAACTCAATTAATTCTTTCAAAGGACTTAGAGTTTCTTCATACAGAACTTGCTCAACAGCTTTGCAACGATGTTCAAACCATCATCAGAATGCTGACATCATTGATTAAGTCTCTGAACAAATAA
- a CDS encoding fumarate reductase/succinate dehydrogenase flavoprotein subunit has product MTKILDSKIPAGPVAEKWTNYKAHQRLVNPKNKLKLDVIVVGTGLAGASAAASLGEMGFNVYNFCIQDSPRRAHSIAAQGGINAAKNYQNDGDSVYRLFYDTVKGGDYRAREANVYRLAEVSNDIIDQCVAQGVPFAREYGGMLANRSFGGAQVSRTFYAKGQTGQQLLLGAYSSLSAQVATGKVKLYTRYEMEDVVIVDGHARGIIAKNLVTGKLERFTANAVVIATGGYGNAYFLSTNAMGCNCTAAIQCYRKGAYMANPSYVQIHPTCIPVHGDKQSKLTLMSESLRNDGRIWVPKKLEDAKALQAGTKKGSDIPEEDRDYYLERRYPAFGNLVPRDVASRAAKERCDHGFGVNNTGLAVFLDFSESINRLGIDTILQRYGNLFDMYEEITDVNPGELANEINGVKYYNPMMIFPAIHYTMGGIWVDYELMTTIPGLFSIGECNFSDHGANRLGASALMQGLADGYFVLPYTIQNYLADQALWGKISTDRPEFEEAEKGVMAETDRLMGIQGKRSVDSIHKELGHIMWEYVGMGRTKEGLEEGLKQLKALREEFNTNLFIPGKKEGLNIELDKAIHLRDFILMGELVAYDALHREESCGGHFREEHQTEEGEAKRDDENFFYVGCWEYQGDDTKTPELIKEPLEYEAIKVQTRNYKN; this is encoded by the coding sequence ATGACAAAGATATTAGATTCCAAAATACCAGCAGGTCCTGTAGCCGAAAAGTGGACGAACTACAAGGCACATCAGCGTTTGGTTAACCCAAAGAATAAACTGAAACTGGATGTTATCGTTGTTGGTACAGGTCTGGCTGGTGCCAGTGCTGCCGCTTCTCTCGGTGAGATGGGCTTCAACGTATATAACTTCTGCATCCAAGACTCACCACGTCGTGCACACTCTATCGCTGCACAGGGTGGTATCAATGCTGCAAAGAACTATCAGAATGATGGTGACTCAGTTTACCGTCTTTTCTACGATACAGTAAAGGGTGGTGACTATCGTGCTCGTGAAGCTAACGTTTATCGTCTTGCTGAGGTGTCAAACGACATCATCGACCAGTGCGTTGCACAAGGAGTTCCATTCGCACGTGAGTATGGTGGTATGCTTGCTAACCGTTCTTTCGGTGGTGCACAGGTAAGCCGTACTTTCTATGCAAAGGGTCAGACTGGTCAGCAGTTGTTGCTTGGTGCTTACTCTTCATTGAGTGCACAGGTTGCTACAGGTAAGGTAAAGCTCTATACTCGTTATGAGATGGAGGACGTAGTTATCGTTGACGGTCACGCTCGTGGTATCATTGCTAAGAACCTTGTGACTGGTAAACTGGAGCGTTTCACAGCTAATGCTGTTGTTATCGCTACTGGTGGTTATGGTAACGCATACTTCCTTTCAACCAACGCTATGGGTTGTAACTGTACAGCAGCTATCCAGTGCTACCGTAAGGGTGCTTATATGGCTAACCCATCTTACGTTCAGATTCACCCAACTTGTATTCCTGTACACGGTGATAAGCAGTCTAAGCTGACCCTTATGTCAGAGTCTCTGCGTAATGATGGCCGTATCTGGGTTCCTAAGAAGCTGGAAGATGCTAAGGCATTGCAGGCAGGAACAAAGAAGGGGTCGGATATTCCAGAGGAGGACCGCGACTACTACCTGGAGCGTCGTTACCCAGCATTCGGTAACCTCGTACCTCGTGACGTGGCTTCACGTGCTGCTAAGGAGCGTTGCGACCATGGTTTCGGTGTTAACAACACTGGTCTTGCCGTGTTCCTCGACTTCTCTGAGTCAATCAACCGCCTTGGTATCGATACAATTCTTCAGCGTTATGGTAACCTTTTCGATATGTATGAGGAGATTACAGACGTTAACCCAGGCGAGCTTGCTAATGAGATTAACGGCGTGAAGTACTACAACCCAATGATGATCTTCCCTGCTATCCACTACACAATGGGTGGTATCTGGGTTGATTACGAGTTGATGACAACCATTCCAGGTTTGTTCTCAATCGGTGAGTGTAACTTCTCTGACCACGGTGCTAACCGTCTTGGTGCTTCTGCTTTGATGCAGGGTCTTGCTGATGGTTACTTCGTGTTGCCATATACTATTCAGAACTATCTCGCTGATCAGGCACTTTGGGGCAAGATTTCAACCGATCGTCCAGAGTTTGAGGAGGCAGAAAAAGGTGTTATGGCAGAGACTGACCGCTTGATGGGTATCCAGGGTAAGCGTTCTGTAGACTCAATCCACAAGGAGCTTGGACATATCATGTGGGAGTATGTTGGTATGGGTCGTACCAAGGAAGGTCTTGAGGAAGGTCTCAAGCAGTTGAAGGCTCTTCGCGAGGAATTCAACACTAACCTCTTCATTCCTGGTAAGAAAGAAGGTCTGAACATCGAGCTTGATAAGGCTATCCACCTCAGAGACTTTATCCTTATGGGTGAGCTCGTAGCTTATGATGCATTACATCGTGAGGAGAGTTGTGGTGGTCACTTCCGTGAGGAGCACCAAACAGAGGAAGGTGAAGCTAAGCGTGACGACGAGAACTTCTTCTATGTTGGCTGCTGGGAGTATCAGGGTGATGACACTAAGACCCCAGAGCTTATCAAAGAACCTCTCGAGTATGAGGCAATCAAGGTACAAACACGTAACTATAAAAACTAG